Proteins from a genomic interval of Parafrankia discariae:
- a CDS encoding NAD-dependent succinate-semialdehyde dehydrogenase: MPTSSAVRHSPIASINPYNNEIMREFSPMREQAVDHAVREAHQAFQSWRGTSVDERATLVGRAAQLMRERSEHLARLVTLEMGKLIRHSRAEIDLSARILQYYADKAPVLLADEPLDFRDGSAAIVNDPLGVILGVQPWNFPVYQTVRFAAPNLVLGNTVLLKPASNTPQSALAVEQLFADAGVPRGVYTNLLVPGREVYRVIESDVVRGASLTGSDRAGVSVGETAGRNVKKSVLELGGSDPFIVLDDNNLDRTVEAALVGRLHNMGQSCVSAKRMIVISEVFDRFVTALAERMRELVPGDPVDEATTLAPVCSEQAAQTLVDQVRDALDEGATAVVGGGHVDRPGAFVQPTVLVGVTPKMRAFREELFGPIAVVYRVQDDDEAVSLANDSPYGLGGAVFSGDISRARAVASRIESGMVWINHPTSSEPELPFGGIKRSGYGRELSHLGIKEFANRKLIVTMGTDAPITDALG, from the coding sequence ATGCCTACGTCTTCTGCCGTCCGACATAGTCCAATCGCCAGCATCAACCCATATAATAACGAAATTATGCGTGAATTCTCTCCCATGCGCGAGCAGGCCGTCGACCACGCGGTCCGAGAGGCACATCAGGCATTCCAGTCCTGGCGCGGTACCAGCGTTGACGAACGGGCCACGCTGGTCGGTCGAGCCGCGCAGCTGATGCGTGAGCGCAGCGAGCACCTGGCCCGGCTGGTGACTCTTGAGATGGGCAAGCTCATCCGGCACAGCCGCGCCGAGATTGACCTTTCCGCGCGGATCCTGCAGTACTACGCCGACAAGGCCCCCGTGCTGCTCGCCGACGAGCCGTTGGATTTCAGGGACGGTTCGGCCGCCATCGTCAATGATCCACTGGGGGTGATCCTTGGTGTTCAGCCCTGGAACTTCCCGGTTTACCAGACAGTCCGGTTCGCGGCGCCCAACCTGGTGTTGGGGAACACCGTTCTGCTGAAGCCCGCAAGTAATACGCCGCAGTCGGCGCTAGCCGTCGAGCAGCTGTTCGCCGACGCGGGCGTGCCGCGAGGTGTGTACACAAACCTCCTGGTTCCCGGCCGCGAGGTCTACCGGGTGATCGAGTCGGATGTCGTTCGGGGCGCCTCGCTGACCGGAAGCGACCGGGCCGGCGTCAGCGTCGGTGAGACCGCCGGCCGAAACGTGAAGAAGAGCGTCCTCGAGCTGGGCGGCAGCGACCCGTTCATCGTGCTCGATGACAACAACCTTGACCGCACCGTCGAAGCTGCCCTGGTCGGCCGCCTGCACAACATGGGGCAAAGCTGCGTGAGCGCCAAGCGGATGATCGTGATATCCGAGGTATTCGACCGGTTCGTGACCGCGCTGGCCGAACGGATGCGCGAGCTGGTTCCGGGTGACCCCGTTGACGAGGCCACCACGCTGGCACCGGTGTGCTCCGAGCAGGCCGCCCAGACGCTGGTGGACCAGGTCCGCGACGCGCTGGACGAGGGAGCGACCGCGGTCGTCGGCGGCGGGCACGTCGACCGCCCCGGAGCGTTCGTGCAACCCACGGTCCTCGTCGGCGTGACGCCGAAGATGCGCGCCTTTCGCGAGGAGCTGTTCGGACCGATCGCGGTCGTCTATCGGGTACAAGACGATGACGAGGCGGTCTCCTTGGCGAACGACTCGCCTTACGGTCTCGGCGGCGCGGTGTTCAGCGGCGACATCTCCCGGGCGCGTGCAGTCGCCAGTCGGATCGAGAGCGGCATGGTGTGGATTAACCATCCGACGTCATCCGAGCCGGAACTGCCCTTCGGCGGCATCAAGCGGTCCGGCTACGGCCGGGAGCTGTCCCACCTCGGCATCAAGGAGTTCGCCAACCGGAAGCTGATCGTGACGATGGGGACGGACGCGCCGATCACCGATGCTCTGGGTTGA